One window of Strigops habroptila isolate Jane chromosome Z, bStrHab1.2.pri, whole genome shotgun sequence genomic DNA carries:
- the IRX3 gene encoding iroquois-class homeodomain protein IRX-3, with protein MSFPQLGYQYIRPIYPAERPGSGGSRGGAELAPSGTLSNVLSSMYGAPYAAAAAAAQSYGAFLPYAAELPIFPQLGAQYELKESPGVQHAAFPHHHPAFYPYGQYQFGDPSRPKNATRESTSTLKAWLNEHRKNPYPTKGEKIMLAIITKMTLTQVSTWFANARRRLKKENKMTWAPRSRTDEEGNSYGSDHEGEEDKREDEEEIDLENIDTENMESNKDELEDELQDADLLHADSKTDSEGSEGFEDLPGSEERYVKAAEGEPHHLRHHHLHHHHHHHHKCELPAAALEPLKPPLQPPPHHLSPPSSASSSAASSPTDGALAGTLPKPKIWSLAETATSPDNPRKSPGGGSPPAAAPLPLPPPPPPHRLVSSCPLSKFPNWTNRAFPAHHHHPGPHPLALLNTPHLLGLGAAPAAPPAATFSRPAAQAQSAEPAGADRFSALEVEKKLIKTAFQPVQRWPQNQLDAAMVLSALSSS; from the exons atGTCTTTCCCCCAGCTGGGCTACCAGTACATCAGGCCGATTTACCCGGCGGAGCGCCCCGGGAGCGGCGGCTCCCGCGGCGGCGCCGAGCTGGCCCCGTCCGGGACCCTCTCCAACGTGCTCTCCTCCATGTACGGCGCGCCCTacgccgccgctgctgccgccgcccAGAGCTACGGAGCCTTCCTGCCCTACGCCGCCGAGCTGCCCATCTTCCCCCAGCTG GGCGCCCAGTACGAGCTGAAGGAGAGCCCGGGGGTGCAGCACGCCGctttcccccaccaccaccccgcCTTCTACCCCTACGGGCAGTACCAGTTCGGGGACCCGTCGCGGCCCAAGAATGCCACCCGGGAGAGCACCAGCACCCTCAAGGCCTGGCTCAACGAGCACCGGAAAAACCCCTACCCCACCAAGGGCGAGAAGATCATGCTGGCCATCATCACCAAAATGACCCTCACCCAGGTCTCCACCTGGTTCGCCAATGCGCGGCGGCGGCTcaaaaaggagaacaaaatgaCCTGGGCCCCCCGCAGCAGGACGGACGAGGAGGGCAACTCCTACGGGAGCGACCACGAGGGGGAAGAGGACAAGCGGGAGGACGAGGAAGAGATCGACCTGGAGAACATCGACACCGAGAACATGGAGAGCAACAAGGACGAGCTGGAGGACGAGCTGCAGGATGCCGACCTCCTGCACGCCGACTCCAAGACTGACTCGGAGGGCTCCGAGGGCTTCGAGGACCTGCCCGGCTCCGAGGAGCGCTACGTCAAGGCCGCGGAGGGGGAGCCGCACCACCTccgccaccaccacctccaccaccaccatcatcaccatcacAAATGCGAGCTCCCTGCCGCCGCCCTAGAGCCCCTCAAGCCGCCCCTGCAGCCGCCGCCGCACCACCTCTCGcccccctcctctgcctcttcctccgCCGCCTCCTCCCCGACGGATGGCGCTTTGGCCGGTACCCTGCCGAAGCCGAAGATCTGGTCTCTGGCTGAGACGGCTACCAGCCCGGACAACCCCCGCAAGTCTCCCGGCGGCGGCTCGCCGCCGGCAGCCGCCCCGCTGCCGctgccccccccgccgccgccccacAGACTCGTCTCATCCTGCCCCCTGAGCAAGTTCCCCAACTGGACCAACCGCGCCTTCCCggcccaccaccaccacccgGGCCCCCACCCGCTGGCCTTACTGAACACCCCCCAcctcctggggctgggagcagctcccgccgccccccccgccgccaCCTTCTCGCGGCCCGCGGCCCAGGCGCAGAGCGCGGAGCCCGCCGGAGCAG aTCGATTTAGTGCCTTGGAAGTAGAGAAAAAGTTAATAAAGACAGCTTTCCAGCCAGTGCAGAGGTG gcCCCAGAACCAACTTGATGCCGCTATGGTTCTATCGGCGTTGTCATCATCATAG